In Gadus chalcogrammus isolate NIFS_2021 chromosome 23, NIFS_Gcha_1.0, whole genome shotgun sequence, a genomic segment contains:
- the LOC130377172 gene encoding sialoadhesin-like translates to MNLQSAASGFLGFLLLIPALQGKTDWKVTYTPSHICASKGSTVDINCTYEYPVNKSKSQRSSIPLESLWFTKIDRNDPVNIEKETDYKGRVEYSCGENQCNTSKCSGACTLRIRDLKPSDSAEYKFWITTAQTDWGYTGSPGVNLTVTDLQVKVVVLDTDKPTWLDLECHSICDITTTYYEWFRNGENSGIAFTQGTGRYYRGQVKDDRVIINSEDSYACAVKGFERFPSPSVYAPKTPSVTMSPSGEVEEGSSVTLSCSSDANPAAEYTWFKEQDDSVKGSGQNYTITNIKTELGGKYYCQAHNAIGHHNSTWSSVNVIEASSSIQYSTQRAFTVRNYVVSSAAILLLVCLWMGLRASRRASGLGEAAATFDEEESLPVPVYGNISALTNSSAPSAEREPIELQDL, encoded by the exons ATGAATCTTCAATCAGCAGCTAGTGGATTTCTAGGTTTCCTTCTGTTAATACCAG CGCTACAGGGTAAAACTGACTGGAAGGTTACTTACACACCAAGTCATATCTGCGCTTCAAAAGGATCAACGGTTGATATCAACTGCACCTATGAATACCCTGTCAACAAATCTAAATCACAGCGCTCTTCCATACCCCTGGAATCACTGTGGTTTACCAAGATAGACAGAAATGATCCGGTTAATATAGAAAAAGAAACCGACTATAAAGGTAGGGTGGAATACAGCTGTGGAGAAAACCAATGTAACACGTCCAAGTGCTCTGGAGCGTGTACCCTGAGAATCAGAGACCTGAAACCGAGTGATTCTGCTGAGTACAAGTTCTGGATAACGACAGCACAAACAGATTGGGGATATACTGGCAGCCCTGGAGTGAACTTAACTGTGACAG ATCTGCAGGTGAAAGTGGTCGTTCTTGACACGGACAAGCCTACCTGGCTAGACCTGGAATGCCACAGTATTTGTGATATCACTACCACCTACTATGAGTGGTTCAGGAATGGAGAGAATTCAGGAATAGCATTCACACAAGGAACAGGAAGGTACTACCGAGGACAAGTCAAGGACGACAGGGTCATTATTAACTCTGAAGACAGCTATGCATGTGCTGTTAAAGGATTTGAACGTTTTCCCTCTCCTTCAGTGT acgctccaaagaccccctcagtgaccatgagtccctctggtgaagtagaggagggcagttcagtgactctgagctgcagcagtgatgccaacccagcagctgagTACACCTGGTTCAAGGAACAAGACGACTCAGTGAAAGGATCAGGACAGAACTACACCATCACTAATATCAAAACTGAGCTTGGAGGAAAGTATTACTGCCAAGCACATAATGCAATCGGACATCATAACTCCACCTGGTCGTCCGTTAATGTGATAG AAGCATCCTCCTCGATACAATACTCAACGCAACGGGCATTCACTGTGAGAAACTATGTTGTTTCATCGGCCGCCATACTCCTCCTCGTCTGCCTCTGGATGGG ATTGAGGGCCTCCAGGAGAGCATCTGGTCTGGGGGAGGCAGCAGCAACGTTTGACGAGGAAGAG TcccttcctgttcctgtgtaTGGAAACATCTCAGCTCTGACCAACAGCTCCGCCCCTTCAGCAGAGAGAGAACCAATAGAGCTGCAGGACTTGTAG